One genomic segment of Helianthus annuus cultivar XRQ/B chromosome 14, HanXRQr2.0-SUNRISE, whole genome shotgun sequence includes these proteins:
- the LOC110908466 gene encoding ferrochelatase-2, chloroplastic: MNHQSMNIRIQAPCPPSPSSPRFHHKTPLILPRVNCSNEVASHVVLHMEASSDVGNSSITMSKRKRAFGWSQKQSLNKESFPLRALMTSSTQDTPASFVNDGKIGVLLLNLGGPETLDDVQPFLFNLFADPDIIRLPRLFRFLQKPLAQFISVARAPKSKEGYASIGGGSPLRQITDAQATELRKALYEKNVPAEVYVGMRYWHPFTEEAIEEIKKDGVNKLVVLPLYPQFSISTSGSSLRLLESIFREDEYLVNMQHTVIPSWYQREGYIKAMAGLIENELKGFTNPEKVMIFFSAHGVPLAYVEEAGDPYKAEMEECVDLIMEELERRKINNPYTLAYQSRVGPVEWLKPYTDQTIIELGQKGVKSLLAVPISFVSEHIETLEEIDVEYKELALESGIVEWGRVPALGCEPTFIRDLADAVIESLPYVGAMAVSNLEARQSLVPLGSVEELLATYDSQRRELPAPVTVWEWGFTKSAETWNGRAAMLAVIVLLFLEVSTGEGFLHQWGVLPLQLPVFP; the protein is encoded by the exons ATGAACCATCAATCCATGAACATCAGGATTCAAGCACCATGCCCCCCTTCTCCTTCTTCTCCAAGATTCCATCACAAAACCCCTCT AATATTACCGCGCGTAAATTGCTCTAATGAAGTGGCATCCCATGTTGTGCTGCACATGGAGGCCTCATCCGATGTCGGAAACTCGTCTATTACCATGTCTAAACGTAAACGTGCCTTTGGGTGGTCTCAAAAACAATCACTCAACAAAGAATCATTCCCTTTAAGGGCGTTAATGACATCTAGTACACAAGACACACCGGCTTCATTTGTCAATGATGGAAAGATAGGAGTGTTGTTGCTAAACCTTGGAGGTCCCGAGACTCTTGATGATGTGCAACCCTTTTTATTCAACCTTTTTGCAGACCCG GATATTATTCGACTACCAAGATTGTTCCGTTTTCTTCAAAAGCCATTGGCACAATTTATATCTGTTGCTAGAGCACCCAAGAGCAAGGAAGGGTATGCTTCAATTGGTGGCGGGTCTCCTCTTCGCCAAATCACAGATGCACAG GCTACCGAGTTGAGGAAGGCACTTTATGAAAAGAATGTACCAGCTGAGGTTTATGTGGGTATGCGCTACTGGCACCCGTTCACTGAAGAAGCAATCGAGGAG ATAAAGAAAGACGGAGTGAACAAGCTGGTTGTGCTTCCTCTTTACCCTCAATTCTCAATATCAACTAGCGGTTCAAGCCTTAGACTCCTTGAAAGTATCTTTAG GGAGGATGAATACCTCGTTAACATGCAGCACACAGTAATACCTTCTTGGTACCAACGTGAGGGATACATAAAAGCCATGGCTGGCTTAATTGAAAACGAGCTTAAAGGCTTTACTAATCCTGAAAAG GTGATGATCTTCTTTAGTGCTCATGGGGTGCCACTTGCATATGTGGAAGAAGCCGGTGATCCATACAAGGCTGAGATGGAAGAATGTGTGGATTTGATAATGGAAGAATTAGAGAGAAGAAAGATAAATAATCCATACACTTTGGCTTATCAG AGTAGAGTTGGCCCTGTTGAATGGTTGAAACCGTACACTGACCAGACGATCATTGAACTTGGGCAGAAAGGTGTCAAGAGTCTTTTGGCGGTACCCATTAG CTTTGTGAGTGAACATATTGAAACATTGGAAGAAATCGACGTGGAATACAAAGAATTGGCATTAGAATCTGGTATAGTGGAATGGGGTCGGGTTCCTGCGTTAGGATGTGAACCGACTTTCATTAGAGATTTAGCTGATGCAGTTATTGAAAGCCTCCCATATGTAGGAGCCATGGCTGTATCAAATCTTGAAGCTAGACAG TCTCTGGTTCCACTTGGGAGTGTAGAAGAGCTTTTGGCAACATACGATTCACAACGAAGAGAACTGCCAGCCCCGGTGACGGTTTGGGAGTGGGGTTTCACAAAAAGTGCAGAAACATGGAACGGCCGGGCGGCAATGCTGGCGGTGATCGTTTTGTTGTTCTTGGAAGTGAGCACTGGAGAAGGGTTTCTTCATCAATGGGGCGTGTTGCCGTTGCAGTTGCCAGTGTTCCCCTGA
- the LOC118486334 gene encoding F-box protein At5g39450-like isoform X2, which yields MLSDNNSCGSKLLLALPDDIFAVVTRSLKPKDVFNLSLCCRSLYVHAGSDKVWLTQCELLGVIPHKDLIEWRKGVNSYKALCRFLVYVQPLIGIWVHQNPELGNVVYVMPGFISLVGCRIIPQELGPLGIDEGPILWSPVFEILGNVDGSSAFIFHGRERGNNYMYPGSIKGIDRNCNVLLLEVEPRQQKDGGKLVHSKSFAGNPNPVDKEFSRKICPSDRGLSMSQRIQGSKPSVPFSRLAFVDRKKLLEVVTSQIRVKVSQSGDGLCFPCLETEDFNKLSERHVRLMQLYDNGLSADPTQSDLGEIRKLFDNSQLHRDAYRSQGSKKKSLVGYFRDSFKSIIGKSSLEHTKHSSSGGSNKHAQFQDFLRSGDTIGLTLHASTARLSSYRAWPNMHESRFALYKLAEQEPLTGQEHAGLWAGTFGWPPGKPSADKPGKALFFLLLSYVESQGERHLIGTKILEGTHYVLHPNGSAMFVVNINEPSDESFPWACDGDSDVLDLKEVFSGEGIANGYGFRYPGSKPGSLFVFEDGMLVFTWKESRAALTLQRVNLQDLLKKGERVPPLPPIANFAYLTKSYSNVYAGFSNALHPTSSPRTDRS from the exons ATGTTGTCTGATAATAATTCATGTGGGTCAAAGCTGCTTCTAGCTTTACCAGATGATATATTCGCGGTTGTCACTCGATCTCTCAAGCCGAAAGACGTATTTAACCTCTCCTTATGTTGCCGGAGTCTTTATGTTCACGCGGGTTCTGATAAGGTATGGTTAACACAATGTGAATTACTAGGAGTGATTCCACATAAGGATCTTATCGAGTGGCGAAAAGGGGTTAATTCCTATAAAGCCCTTTGTCGGTTTCTTGTTTACGTTCAGCCATTAATCGGGATTTGGGTCCACCAAAATCCCGAACTAGGCAATGTAGTTTACGTCATGCCTGGTTTCATTTCACTTGTTGGATGTCGAATCATCCCACAAGAACTCGGGCCTTTAGGAATTGACGAAGGCCCAATTCTGTGGTCACCCGTGTTTGAAATCCTAGGTAACGTTGATGGATCGTCGGCTTTTATATTTCATGGAAGAGAGCGCGGTAATAACTATATGTATCCAGGTTCCATTAAAGGTATAGACCGAAACTGCAATGTGTTGTTACTTGAAGTGGAACCAAGACAACAAAAAGATGGGGGTAAATTGGTCCATAGCAAAAGTTTTGCCGGCAATCCGAATCCTGTGGATAAAGAGTTTTCGAGAAAGATTTGTCCGTCAGATCGCGGGCTTTCGATGTCACAAAGAATTCAGGGTTCTAAACCATCTGTCCCGTTCAGTCGTTTGGCTTTTGTTGACCGAAAGAAACTTCTTGAGGTTGTTACTAGCCAAATTCGCGTTAAAGTATCGCAGTCGGGAGACGGGTTGTGTTTTCCTTGCTTGGAAACCGAGGATTTTAATAAGTTAAGTGAAAGGCACGTACGCCTTATGCAACTGTATGATAACGGGTTGAGTGCCGATCCTACCCAATCAGATTTGGGTGAAATTAGAAAGCTTTTCGATAATTCTCAGCTTCATAGAGACGCCTATAGATCACAAGGTTCGAAAAAGAAATCGCTTGTTGGGTATTTTAGGGATAGCTTCAAAAGTATTATAGGGAAATCAAGCCTTGAACATACAAAACACTCTTCAAGTGGTGGAAGCAATAAGCATGCACAGTTTCAAGATTTTTTGCGGTCTGGAGATACGATAGGATTAACGTTGCACGCTTCAACCGCAAGGTTATCTTCTTATAGAGCGTGGCCGAATATGCACGAAAGTCGATTTGCTTTATACAAGTTAGCCGAACAGGAACCGTTGACCGGTCAAGAACACGCGGGTTTATGGGCCGGAACTTTCGGTTGGCCACCCGGGAAACCTTCTGCCGACAAACCAGGAAAAGCTTTGTTCTTTTTGTTGTTGTCGTACGTAGAATCTCAAGGTGAACGCCATCTCATTGGAACCAAAATCTTGGAAGGGACCCACTATGTGTTGCACCCGAATGGATCTGCGATGTTTGTCGTAAATATCAACGAGCCGTCGGATGAATCATTCCCATGGGCTTGTGATGGTGATTCCGATGTTCTTGATTTGAAAGAGGTGTTTAGTGGTGAAGGTATCGCAAATGGGTATGGGTTTAGGTATCCGGGTTCTAAACCGGGCTCGTTGTTTGTGTTTGAAGACGGGATGCTTGTTTTCACATGGAAGGAATCGAGAGCTGCGTTGACTTTGCAGAGGGTCAACTTGCAAGATCTTTTGAAGAAAGGTGAAAGGGTACCTCCTCTTCCACCTATCGCTAACTTTGCGTATTTGACCAAGTCATATTCGAATGTGTATGCGGGGTTCTCGAACGCCTTGCATCCCACATCTTCACCTAG GACGGATCGTTCATAA
- the LOC118486334 gene encoding F-box protein At5g39450-like isoform X1 — protein MLSDNNSCGSKLLLALPDDIFAVVTRSLKPKDVFNLSLCCRSLYVHAGSDKVWLTQCELLGVIPHKDLIEWRKGVNSYKALCRFLVYVQPLIGIWVHQNPELGNVVYVMPGFISLVGCRIIPQELGPLGIDEGPILWSPVFEILGNVDGSSAFIFHGRERGNNYMYPGSIKGIDRNCNVLLLEVEPRQQKDGGKLVHSKSFAGNPNPVDKEFSRKICPSDRGLSMSQRIQGSKPSVPFSRLAFVDRKKLLEVVTSQIRVKVSQSGDGLCFPCLETEDFNKLSERHVRLMQLYDNGLSADPTQSDLGEIRKLFDNSQLHRDAYRSQGSKKKSLVGYFRDSFKSIIGKSSLEHTKHSSSGGSNKHAQFQDFLRSGDTIGLTLHASTARLSSYRAWPNMHESRFALYKLAEQEPLTGQEHAGLWAGTFGWPPGKPSADKPGKALFFLLLSYVESQGERHLIGTKILEGTHYVLHPNGSAMFVVNINEPSDESFPWACDGDSDVLDLKEVFSGEGIANGYGFRYPGSKPGSLFVFEDGMLVFTWKESRAALTLQRVNLQDLLKKGERVPPLPPIANFAYLTKSYSNVYAGFSNALHPTSSPRGFFKEEGVEETSGVIATRKSVSGIRIGRI, from the exons ATGTTGTCTGATAATAATTCATGTGGGTCAAAGCTGCTTCTAGCTTTACCAGATGATATATTCGCGGTTGTCACTCGATCTCTCAAGCCGAAAGACGTATTTAACCTCTCCTTATGTTGCCGGAGTCTTTATGTTCACGCGGGTTCTGATAAGGTATGGTTAACACAATGTGAATTACTAGGAGTGATTCCACATAAGGATCTTATCGAGTGGCGAAAAGGGGTTAATTCCTATAAAGCCCTTTGTCGGTTTCTTGTTTACGTTCAGCCATTAATCGGGATTTGGGTCCACCAAAATCCCGAACTAGGCAATGTAGTTTACGTCATGCCTGGTTTCATTTCACTTGTTGGATGTCGAATCATCCCACAAGAACTCGGGCCTTTAGGAATTGACGAAGGCCCAATTCTGTGGTCACCCGTGTTTGAAATCCTAGGTAACGTTGATGGATCGTCGGCTTTTATATTTCATGGAAGAGAGCGCGGTAATAACTATATGTATCCAGGTTCCATTAAAGGTATAGACCGAAACTGCAATGTGTTGTTACTTGAAGTGGAACCAAGACAACAAAAAGATGGGGGTAAATTGGTCCATAGCAAAAGTTTTGCCGGCAATCCGAATCCTGTGGATAAAGAGTTTTCGAGAAAGATTTGTCCGTCAGATCGCGGGCTTTCGATGTCACAAAGAATTCAGGGTTCTAAACCATCTGTCCCGTTCAGTCGTTTGGCTTTTGTTGACCGAAAGAAACTTCTTGAGGTTGTTACTAGCCAAATTCGCGTTAAAGTATCGCAGTCGGGAGACGGGTTGTGTTTTCCTTGCTTGGAAACCGAGGATTTTAATAAGTTAAGTGAAAGGCACGTACGCCTTATGCAACTGTATGATAACGGGTTGAGTGCCGATCCTACCCAATCAGATTTGGGTGAAATTAGAAAGCTTTTCGATAATTCTCAGCTTCATAGAGACGCCTATAGATCACAAGGTTCGAAAAAGAAATCGCTTGTTGGGTATTTTAGGGATAGCTTCAAAAGTATTATAGGGAAATCAAGCCTTGAACATACAAAACACTCTTCAAGTGGTGGAAGCAATAAGCATGCACAGTTTCAAGATTTTTTGCGGTCTGGAGATACGATAGGATTAACGTTGCACGCTTCAACCGCAAGGTTATCTTCTTATAGAGCGTGGCCGAATATGCACGAAAGTCGATTTGCTTTATACAAGTTAGCCGAACAGGAACCGTTGACCGGTCAAGAACACGCGGGTTTATGGGCCGGAACTTTCGGTTGGCCACCCGGGAAACCTTCTGCCGACAAACCAGGAAAAGCTTTGTTCTTTTTGTTGTTGTCGTACGTAGAATCTCAAGGTGAACGCCATCTCATTGGAACCAAAATCTTGGAAGGGACCCACTATGTGTTGCACCCGAATGGATCTGCGATGTTTGTCGTAAATATCAACGAGCCGTCGGATGAATCATTCCCATGGGCTTGTGATGGTGATTCCGATGTTCTTGATTTGAAAGAGGTGTTTAGTGGTGAAGGTATCGCAAATGGGTATGGGTTTAGGTATCCGGGTTCTAAACCGGGCTCGTTGTTTGTGTTTGAAGACGGGATGCTTGTTTTCACATGGAAGGAATCGAGAGCTGCGTTGACTTTGCAGAGGGTCAACTTGCAAGATCTTTTGAAGAAAGGTGAAAGGGTACCTCCTCTTCCACCTATCGCTAACTTTGCGTATTTGACCAAGTCATATTCGAATGTGTATGCGGGGTTCTCGAACGCCTTGCATCCCACATCTTCACCTAG GGGCTTTTTCAAGGAAGAAGGAGTTGAAGAAACGAGTGGAGTCATAGCCACCAGAAAGTCGGTGTCAGGCATTCGTATTGGAAGAATATAG